A section of the Brachyhypopomus gauderio isolate BG-103 chromosome 13, BGAUD_0.2, whole genome shotgun sequence genome encodes:
- the pigv gene encoding palmitoyltransferase ZDHHC18-A isoform X1: MLTSGRTKLDIQILVRFAIFTRVLSLVLQAVLNAIIPDHEADAFNPPRTEKPLFLDYTTDVLFGGLGRWDAEHFLFIAEYGYVYEHNFAFFPLFPLVLCSTASTLLWPLSPFLTLHGRLLLAVAIANTALFVLSAVLLYGLSCVVLQDRSLALLSSLMYCLTPANVFMLAGYSETLFATLTFGGLWFLEKGFTFAACLFLGLATGARANGLVNVGFLLYLPLQRSLTQARVLPTGSAWHSRCSHYILAALRYFLTSALCITVVVLPFGLFQLYGYYKFCKPSVNQVQVPNELLNLAAEKGYRVPDAAAPTLSWCLRPIPVLYSYIQDVYWDVGFLRYFKLKQIPNFLLALPIATLGVVASYTYVKANPLVCLHLGLWERRKKGTEGKPPADFYSPKVFVYIVHCCALLIFGIFCMHVQVLTRFLASSSPVIYWISGHFLLCSEPSLQKDKTFATGQPQDNLKQGCICFFLHINNPVTQLLMHWKTCSFRTQCILGYFVSYWLLGLALHCNFLPWT; encoded by the exons ATGCTGACATCAGGACGTACGAAGCTGGACATACAGATACTTGTACGATTTGCTATTTTTACACGAGTGTTATCGCTTGTTTTACAG GCTGTGCTAAATGCAATTATTCCTGACCATGAAGCAGACGCATTTAATCCTCCCCGGACGGAGAAGCCACTCTTCTTGGATTATACCACTGATGTGCTATTTGGTGGCTTGGGTCGCTGGGATGCAGAACATTTTCTCTTCATCGCAGAGTATGGTTATGTGTACGAGCACAATTTTGCTTTTTTCCCCCTGTTTCCTCTGGTCCTGTGTTCAACAGCGTCTACCTTGCTGTGGCCCCTGAGTCCCTTTCTCACGCTCCATGGACGTTTACTACTCGCAGTGGCCATAGCTAATACCGCACTGTTTGTGCTAAGTGCAGTGTTGCTGTATGGACTGAGTTGTGTAGTTCTACAGGACCGGAGTCTTGCCCTCCTCTCAAGCCTTATGTACTGCCTCACACCAGCCAATGTTTTTATGTTAGCAGGCTATTCAGAAACCCTGTTTGCGACCCTCACTTTTGGCGGTCTGTGGTTTTTGGAGAAGGGCTTCACATTTGCAGCATGTCTTTTTCTAGGTTTAGCTACTGGTGCACGTGCCAATGGACTTGTGAACGTTGGTTTCCTACTGTACCTTCCCCTGCAGAGGAGTCTTACCCAGGCCCGCGTCCTCCCCACAGGGTCTGCGTGGCACAGCAGATGCAGTCATTACATTCTGGCCGCGTTGAGGTATTTCCTCACATCGGCCCTCTGCATCACCGTTGTTGTGCTGCCATTTGGACTTTTCCAGCTTTATGGGTACTACAAATTCTGCAAACCATCCGTGAATCAGGTGCAGGTTCCTAATGAGCTGCTCAACCTTGCTGCCGAGAAAGGGTACCGAGTCCCAGACGCAGCGGCGCCAACCTTAAGCTGGTGCCTGAGGCCCATCCCAGTTTTGTACTCCTACATCCAAGACGTCTACTGGGACGTGGGGTTTCTCCGCTATTTCAAGTTGAAACAGATACCCAACTTTCTCTTGGCACTACCTATTGCTACACTGGGTGTGGTGGCATCATACACGTACGTAAAGGCTAATCCACTAGTTTGTTTGCATCTTGGTCTGTGGGAGAGGAGAAAGAAAGGAACAGAGGGAAAACCACCAGCAGACTTCTACAGCCCCAAAGTGTTTGTGTACATTGTGCATTGCTGTGCCTTGCTTATATTTGGCATATTTTGTATGCACGTCCAG GTGCTTACCCGGTTTCTAGCCTCCTCTTCACCTGTGATCTACTGGATCAGTGGCCACTTTCTTCTATGCAGTGAACCCTCATTACAAAAAGACAAAACCTTTGCCACAGGCCAGCCACAGGACAACCTTAAACAAGGCTGTATTTGTTTCTTCCTGCACATTAACAATCCTGTCACTCAGCTTCTTATGCACTGGAAGACATGCTCCTTTCGCACACAATGCATTCTGGGATACTTTGTTTCATATTGGTTGTTGGGGTTAGCTCTGCATTGCAACTTTTTGCCTTGGACTTAA
- the pigv gene encoding palmitoyltransferase ZDHHC18-A isoform X2, translating to MLTSGRTKLDIQILAVLNAIIPDHEADAFNPPRTEKPLFLDYTTDVLFGGLGRWDAEHFLFIAEYGYVYEHNFAFFPLFPLVLCSTASTLLWPLSPFLTLHGRLLLAVAIANTALFVLSAVLLYGLSCVVLQDRSLALLSSLMYCLTPANVFMLAGYSETLFATLTFGGLWFLEKGFTFAACLFLGLATGARANGLVNVGFLLYLPLQRSLTQARVLPTGSAWHSRCSHYILAALRYFLTSALCITVVVLPFGLFQLYGYYKFCKPSVNQVQVPNELLNLAAEKGYRVPDAAAPTLSWCLRPIPVLYSYIQDVYWDVGFLRYFKLKQIPNFLLALPIATLGVVASYTYVKANPLVCLHLGLWERRKKGTEGKPPADFYSPKVFVYIVHCCALLIFGIFCMHVQVLTRFLASSSPVIYWISGHFLLCSEPSLQKDKTFATGQPQDNLKQGCICFFLHINNPVTQLLMHWKTCSFRTQCILGYFVSYWLLGLALHCNFLPWT from the exons ATGCTGACATCAGGACGTACGAAGCTGGACATACAGATACTT GCTGTGCTAAATGCAATTATTCCTGACCATGAAGCAGACGCATTTAATCCTCCCCGGACGGAGAAGCCACTCTTCTTGGATTATACCACTGATGTGCTATTTGGTGGCTTGGGTCGCTGGGATGCAGAACATTTTCTCTTCATCGCAGAGTATGGTTATGTGTACGAGCACAATTTTGCTTTTTTCCCCCTGTTTCCTCTGGTCCTGTGTTCAACAGCGTCTACCTTGCTGTGGCCCCTGAGTCCCTTTCTCACGCTCCATGGACGTTTACTACTCGCAGTGGCCATAGCTAATACCGCACTGTTTGTGCTAAGTGCAGTGTTGCTGTATGGACTGAGTTGTGTAGTTCTACAGGACCGGAGTCTTGCCCTCCTCTCAAGCCTTATGTACTGCCTCACACCAGCCAATGTTTTTATGTTAGCAGGCTATTCAGAAACCCTGTTTGCGACCCTCACTTTTGGCGGTCTGTGGTTTTTGGAGAAGGGCTTCACATTTGCAGCATGTCTTTTTCTAGGTTTAGCTACTGGTGCACGTGCCAATGGACTTGTGAACGTTGGTTTCCTACTGTACCTTCCCCTGCAGAGGAGTCTTACCCAGGCCCGCGTCCTCCCCACAGGGTCTGCGTGGCACAGCAGATGCAGTCATTACATTCTGGCCGCGTTGAGGTATTTCCTCACATCGGCCCTCTGCATCACCGTTGTTGTGCTGCCATTTGGACTTTTCCAGCTTTATGGGTACTACAAATTCTGCAAACCATCCGTGAATCAGGTGCAGGTTCCTAATGAGCTGCTCAACCTTGCTGCCGAGAAAGGGTACCGAGTCCCAGACGCAGCGGCGCCAACCTTAAGCTGGTGCCTGAGGCCCATCCCAGTTTTGTACTCCTACATCCAAGACGTCTACTGGGACGTGGGGTTTCTCCGCTATTTCAAGTTGAAACAGATACCCAACTTTCTCTTGGCACTACCTATTGCTACACTGGGTGTGGTGGCATCATACACGTACGTAAAGGCTAATCCACTAGTTTGTTTGCATCTTGGTCTGTGGGAGAGGAGAAAGAAAGGAACAGAGGGAAAACCACCAGCAGACTTCTACAGCCCCAAAGTGTTTGTGTACATTGTGCATTGCTGTGCCTTGCTTATATTTGGCATATTTTGTATGCACGTCCAG GTGCTTACCCGGTTTCTAGCCTCCTCTTCACCTGTGATCTACTGGATCAGTGGCCACTTTCTTCTATGCAGTGAACCCTCATTACAAAAAGACAAAACCTTTGCCACAGGCCAGCCACAGGACAACCTTAAACAAGGCTGTATTTGTTTCTTCCTGCACATTAACAATCCTGTCACTCAGCTTCTTATGCACTGGAAGACATGCTCCTTTCGCACACAATGCATTCTGGGATACTTTGTTTCATATTGGTTGTTGGGGTTAGCTCTGCATTGCAACTTTTTGCCTTGGACTTAA
- the zdhhc18a gene encoding LOW QUALITY PROTEIN: palmitoyltransferase ZDHHC18a (The sequence of the model RefSeq protein was modified relative to this genomic sequence to represent the inferred CDS: deleted 1 base in 1 codon), translating into MKNCEYQQIDPLALGTPASTPADTRCVRHKCPRPRRKWEVFPGRNRFYCDGRIVVARQCGVLPLTLGLIVSTSVLFFIFDCPFLVAHLTVCIPLIAGVLFLFVVITLLQTSFTDPGILPRALPEEVADIERQIDNSGSVSYRPPPRTKEIIINGQVVKLKYCFTCKMFRPPRTSHCSLCDNCVERFDHHCPWVGNCVGKRNYRFFYTFIVSLSFLTSFILGCVITHLTLRSQGGKGFIQALQESPASVVELVVCFFSIWSTLGLSGFHTYLVASNLTTNEDIKGSRSAKRGEESGNPYSYNSIFRNCCAVLCGPMPPSLIDRRGFLPPDVIPRKVTSEPELHPFMAKNDNNMCTQGPKKLLETVAHSSLVHSSCTPSTPKTALVTQEFPLSKVSSVLSPSNRSSSTSHSGQQMDQPVDKACCQERITQRATLHALKPPICCLPRPPYSLSQRPLIYSDPPDVSFVPPLTALAQYLTGHVFLTISVYF; encoded by the exons ATGAAAAACTGTGAATATCAACAAATCGACCCCCTGGCGCTGGGCACGCCGGCCTCCACACCAGCAGACACCCGGTGTGTCCGCCACAAATGTCCACGTCCACGGAGGAAATGGGAGGTTTTTCCCGGGAGGAACCGCTTTTACTGTGACGGGCGAATCGTGGTGGCCCGGCAGTGCGGTGTGCTGCCCCTGACTCTCGGGTTAATAGTGTCCACCagtgttttattctttatttttga TTGCCCCTTTCTGGTTGCTCACCTTACTGTCTGCATCCCACTGATTGCTGGAGTGCTGTTTTTATTTGTGGTTATCACCCTTCTTCAGACCAGTTTTACAGATCCAGGGATCTTACCAAGGGCTTTACCCGAAGAGGTCGCCGACATTGAACGGCAAATTG ATAACTCTGGGTCAGTTTCATACCGCCCCCCACCTCGGACGAAGGAAATCATTATAAATGGGCAGGTAGTCAAGCTCAAATATTGTTTTACCTGCAAGATGTTTCGTCCACCCCGTACTTCACACTGTAGTCTGTGTGACAACTGTGTAG AGCGTTTTGACCACCACTGCCCATGGGTGGGGAATTGTGTTGGGAAGCGCAACTATCGCTTTTTCTACACCTTCATAGTCTCATTGTCCTTTCTCACTTCCTTCATTTTGGGCTGTGTGATCACACACCTCACTTTAC GATCACAGGGTGGTAAAGGTTTCATACAGGCCTTACAGGAGAGCCCAGCCAG TGTTGTGGAGCTTGTTGTTtgtttcttctccatctggtcTACTCTGGGCCTTTCTGGCTTTCATACGTACTTGGTTGCCTCCAATCTCACGACTAATGAAGAT ATTAAAGGTTCTCGGTCAGCTAAAAGAGGAGAAGAATCAGGGAACCCTTATAGCTACAACAGCATTTTCCGTAactgttgtgctgtgctgtgtggacCCATGCCCCCCAG TTTAATTGACAGAAGAGGTTTTTTACCTCCGGATGTGATTCCTCGAAAGGTCACCTCTGAGCCTGAGCTCCATCCTTTCATGGCTAAAAACGACAACAACATG TGCACACAGGGCCCTAAGAAGCTTCTGGAGACAGTTGCTCACTCGTCACTGGTCCACAGCAGCTGTACCCCATCCACACCCAAGACTGCCCTGGTGACCCAGGAATTCCCCCTCAGTAAAGTCTCGAGCGTGCTGTCACCGTCCAACAGGAGTTCTTCTACCAGCCACTCGGGACAACAGATGGACCAACCCGTGGACAAGGCCTGCTGTCAG GAGAGAATAACTCAAAGGGCCACTCTTCATGCCCTTAAACCTCCCATCTGCTGTCTGCCCAGACCACCGTACTCACTTAGCCAACGCCCTCTCATCTATAGTGACCCTCCTGACGTGAGCTTTGTCCCGCCGCTGACAGCCTTGGCACAGTACCTGACAGGACACGTGTTTCTCACAATATCCGTATACTTCTAA
- the tent5ba gene encoding terminal nucleotidyltransferase 5ba encodes MTSGDGSEQNRRFSVLSWEQVQRLDSILGETVPIHGRGNFPTLSVQPRQIVQVVRARLEEQGVTVRDVRLNGSAASHVLHQDTGLGYKDLDLIFGVSLSDDQAFHLVKGVVLDSLLDFLPEGVSKERITALTLKEAYVQKLVKVCNDSDRWSLISLSNNTGKNVELKFVDSLRRQFEFSVDSFQISLDSLLLFDRCSETPMSESFHPSVLGESVYGDFEEAFGHLRHKVIATRNPEEIRGGGLLKYCHLLVRGFRPRSETEMKSLQRYMCSRFFIDFSDIGEQQRKLEAYLQNHFVGMEHKRYDCLATLHHVVNESTVCLMGHERRQTLNLIATLALRVLAEQNALPTVTNVTCYYQPAPYVRDINFSNYYVAHVQPVIHTCGSSYQTWLPCN; translated from the exons ATGACATCCGGTGATGGGTCGGAACAGAACCGGCGGTTTAGTGTCTTATCTTGGGAGCAGGTGCAGCGTTTGGACTCTATTCTTGGCGAGACGGTTCCCATTCACGGACGTGGAAACTTCCCGACGCTTTCGGTTCAACCTCGGCAAATCGTGCAG GTTGTACGAGCACGGCTGGAGGAACAGGGAGTGACAGTGCGGGACGTCCGGTTGAACGGCTCCGCAGCCAGTCACGTCCTGCACCAGGACACGGGGCTGGGCTACAAGGACTTGGACCTGATCTTTGGAGTTTCTCTGTCAGACGACCAGGCTTTCCATCTGGTTAAGGGTGTGGTTCTGGACAGCCTGCTGGACTTCCTCCCAGAGGGCGTGAGTAAGGAGCGTATCACGGCTCTGACGCTGAAGGAGGCGTACGTGCAGAAGCTGGTGAAGGTGTGCAACGACTCCGACCGCTGGAgcctcatctccctctccaaCAACACGGGCAAGAACGTGGAGCTGAAGTTCGTGGACTCTCTGAGACGGCAGTTTGAGTTCAGCGTGGACTCTTTTCAGATAAGTCTGGACTCCCTGCTGCTCTTCGACCGCTGCTCAGAGACACCCATGTCTGAGAGCTTCCACCCCTCCGTGTTGGGCGAGAGTGTGTATGGGGACTTCGAGGAGGCGTTCGGTCACCTGCGCCACAAGGTCATCGCCACACGCAACCCGGAGGAGATCCGGGGCGGTGGGCTCTTGaagtactgccacctgctggtgcgGGGTTTCCGGCCCAGATCGGAGACGGAGATGAAATCGCTCCAGCGCTACATGTGCTCGCGGTTTTTCATTGACTTCTCGGACATTGGCGAGCAGCAGAGGAAACTGGAGGCCTACCTGCAGAACCATTTTGTCGGCATGGAGCACAAGCGCTACGACTGCCTAGCGACACTACACCACGTGGTCAACGAGAGTACGGTGTGCTTGATGGGGCACGAGAGGCGTCAGACGTTAAACCTAATCGCCACGCTGGCACTGCGGGTGCTGGCTGAGCAGAACGCCCTGCCCACTGTTACCAACGTCACGTGCTACTACCAGCCTGCCCCGTATGTACGGGACATTAACTTCAGTAACTACTATGTTGCTCACGTGCAGCCAGTGATCCACACATGCGGTAGCTCCTACCAGACGTGGCTCCCCTGTAACTAA